In Prionailurus bengalensis isolate Pbe53 chromosome D4, Fcat_Pben_1.1_paternal_pri, whole genome shotgun sequence, the DNA window CGGCGGGAGGCGCTCGGGGAGTGCGCCTGCGCGCTCCACCTGCGGGGGCGGGCCGGCGCCTCCAGGTtgcgccccctcccccttcctctagTTCCGATTCCACCTCCTCGCTCGGGGCCTCGGGGCGCCCCGACTTCTGTGGCCTCTGCAGCCGGGGGCCTTCTCTGTCCTCCACAAACCCGTCTAGGCCTGGGGTGGGCTTCCGCGGGACACACTTCCCTCGGGTCCCCTCTCTGTCGTCAATTCCCACCCAACCTCCGCCCCGCTGGAGCGAGGCACCTGCCTTGGGCCTGGAGGCGCGAGCCCCAGGAACACAGGGACACCAGGCGCACACGGGTGGACAGGTGCGTCCGCACCTGGGCCCTCAGGGACACACGGACAGCAGCAGACCCTCGCAGAACCAGGCGGGTGCTGGTGACCGCTCGGGGGAATGGGGCGGCTGCTCTTAGTGAGGCCGCCAGGGGGCAAGAGCGACCTGGAGCGGCTGGGAGCTGTCCACGGTCCCTAGGTGACAGCCTTTAGCTCCCTGAGGCCTCGTGGCAGCACGCACCTATGGATGCACACCCTTACAGCGCACCGGTTGCCTCCAGAGAGCACAGCCACCCCTGCCACCTGGAAACCTCCCTCCGGCTCACCTTGCCGAGAGAACAGGGGTGAGCCTCCACACCCGATGCGTCTTCTCAGCCCTTTGTGTCACAATCCCAAAGGTAGGGCTGGCTGCCCTCGGGCTCGTGAAATGGCTCAAAACCCCAGAGCAAGCGCTGCCCTCAAGCGCTGCAATGACCAGACAGAAACGGTGTCTGCACTCACTCTCTAGaaaggttgggggcagggagacatAGGCAAGACCATGCCTTCCCATgctggggaaaaattaaaaaattaaattaacaggggcgcctgggtggctcagtcggttaagcgtccgacttcagctcaggtcacgatctcgccgtccgtgagttcgagccccgcgtccggctctgggctgacggctcagagcctggagcctgcttccggttctgtgtctccctctctgtctctgcccctcccccgttcatgctctgtctctctctgtctcaaaaataaataaacgttaaaaaattttttttaaataaaaaaaaattaaattaacaaacaGTGCAACAGTGTTTGGGGGAGGAGGTTGCAGGAGCGGcaggtgggggcacctggtgcTTCTTGGGGGTGTGGAAGACCACACCCAGGCAGGAAGGGAGCCGCGTCCCAGTGTGGTGGCCCCTGGGCTTTACAGCCCAGCCTCTTCATGGGATTCGTCTCTCTAAGCAATGGGCCCCGAGGCCCTCCTGGTCCTGATCACAACAGCCCCCAACACCGCTTCCTGCCGAGGGTCTGTCCACCGCCCCCCTCACTCTTCCAGCACTGACTGCAGCCAGAGAGCTGCCTTGCCCACTATTTCCACCACCTCCACGCTCcccgccctcacccccacccccaggccaatTCCAGGCCAGGGCCCAGCTCCAATCTTGCTTGGGTCACTGATGCAGATCTGTGCATCAGGGCACTGCTGGCCGGAGAAGACTCAGGGGACACGGGATCTGTGTTGGCTCGGCCACCCCACAGCTACTCCAGGCCACACACTGGGAGCAGGGGACCAGGGGACCAGGGTTCCCTCACCGCTCCGGTCCGGGcccagagaagaaggaaggagaaggagcccGGGGCCACCCTGGGGACCAGCAGCAGGCCTTCCTGGCCAACAtagctgtggggagggagggagggcaggcagcaGCAAGGAGGCCCCACCCTAGGAACATTCCGCTGCTCTAGGAAGAAGCTTTTATTACAAAATTGTCACAAGGAAGCGCTGCGTTCCCAGCCTGTGGGCTCTGACCGCCCCGATGCGGACCCAGACTCccgagggcggggtgggggtccCTAGACACCCAGTCCTGAAGTCACCCGCCCAGGGCTCCGGGGAGGTCtgaatcccccacccccaggaagtggggggggggggcgcggggaggagCAGGAGACCTTGGAGGCTGGAGAAGGCTGcagcaggcaggcaggggccGGAGGTGGCTCCCTTCGCCCACCCCGGTCCCCCGTGGGCCCGGCCCCCAGTCTCGGCCGGAGCAGCGTTGGGGGCGGAGGCGTCACGGGTGGGACGGGAGCCGGGACCCGGCCCGCCGCTAGATGGCGCTCGACGCCCCGGCCGAGCGCGCCTGGCGCAGCAGCAGGACCACGGCGGCCAGAAGCATGGCGGCGAAGAGCAGGAGAAGCGCGACCCAGGACCTGAAGTCTGTGCCCTTGCGCAGCTCCGGCGGCTCGGCGGGGATCAGGTTGGTCAGGTTGAGCATGTAGCCGAGCGCCCAGCCGACCGCGGTGTCCCCGGCCTGCGGGCGAGGGGCACGGCCTCAGCCTCCGCGCGACCCGggggtcccccacccccacccccgccggctCCTACCTTGCTCTGGAAGGTCACCCCTCCGAAGGCGCGCTCGTCGAAGCCATAGCCGCGGCTCAGCAGCTGCTGCACGAACATGGCCCCCGCGCAGTAGTCGGGCAGGCGGGCCCGCTGCCCTGGAGCCTTAGCCTGCAGCTGGGACGCGCGGGGGAGACTGTCGGGCAGGCCGCCACCTGGAGGTCCCGGCCCACGAGGAGCGGTGGCCGGCGGTGtgccgcacccctccccccaacacacacccacGGGCAGTGAGGGGCCAGAGGGgccacctcctctccccctccccccagggcagGACTGTGCCCTCCAGGAAGGACAGTGTGACTTGTGGATGGATGGCCGTGGACACCCCTGCCCCGGAGGTGGGCCCCCCGGGGCACAGCAGGGATGACCACCCAGGGCGCAGCAGGCTGGCAGCGACCTTAGCCCGTGGTCAGGGCAACAGGAGAAGCTCCAGGCCCTCCGCATGGACCTTGGGCTGGCCTTTTGTCCCCCGCTTCCCCGCCCCCCCTAAGTCTGCCCGCGACTAGACCCAGAGAAGACAGGACGGGGCCTCGGTCACCACCAGAGCCCACAGACACTGTGTTTCTCCCGGGGTCTGGCAGACACCTGACACTCCGCCTGAGCAAGCGCTCCCGTCTTCCTTTACTTGGTAACAGCGTCTAACCGGGGGCAGACCCCAGGAGCCTAGGTGTTGTCTTCAAAGTGTGGCTTCCCCACCCCTAAACTCCGCCGGTCCTTCCCGCTGCAACCagtccccaccccatctccctctGTGCGCCCTGCTGCCACGGGCCTTTGCTATTCGCTCTGTCCTCCAGATCTCGGTTCTAGGGTCGGGCCTCAGGGAGGCATGATGCCAGCTGACCGGGGCCTCCTGTGCAACCCCGGGGAAGGCGGGAGTAGGCCTCACCTGACTCCATGTCTGGTTGCAGACGGCGACTACGGCTGTCTCCAGCTGCTGCAGGGTTGCCACGGGAAGCCCCATCACAGACCTTAGGAAGTCCACGGtgtagaagaaagcagagaaggccTGCAAGGGGGGTACGGTCTCCCCATGAGCAGGCCCCACACGCCACAGGGCACccgccccactcccaccccctggACTCACCATGAAGTTCCCAGCCACTGGGGGCTGGAAGATGCCATTAAAGGAACATCGGGAGAAGCGGCAGGAGGAGAAATTGAAGAGTCCTAAGATGAGGCCACGGCAGAGGGCAGGGTCGCTGCTCCCTGCCAGGCTGACCCGGGTGCTGCTGTTCAAGGTCTGGGGCCGCTGGGCCACGGTACACGGAGACTCATACACGTCCTGAAGCAGCACTTGGGTAGAATAGCCCCTCGGCCAGCAAGGGTGGAAGCCGTGGGTCTAGGGGAATGTAGGGCTGTGATAGGCATCACTCTTCCTCCAGAGTCTGCCCGCTACCCCTTGCCCAGGGCCTTTGGAAAGCCTCCCCAGAGGGCCTGCCTGTTGAGTCTCTCATAAGTCCCGCTTGGGCAACATCGCTTTCTGCACTCAGGAGCAATCTATGGCTTCCCTTTATCTGCTGGACAAAATCCAGGCCTTTGGAGACCTGGCCCTGGCCCCCCTTTCCCCCAGTCAGGCACTCGCcagacccccccccaccaccaccacttggCTTTTCCCCAGGAAGGATCCCTTCGCATCTATCCTGCCAGCTGATTACAACCCAGCTTTGGTTCCTGTTGCCGGAGGAGCCCTCCTCggtccaggctctgctctgaacCCTCAGCTCCCATCTCTTctcacccccctccctccaggagGGCACAGTGGTGCAGGCGGGCCAGgggtggtggggcacctggagtGCACCAGCCAGCAGCCTCCGGAGGACCTGGTCACGGCCATAGCAGAGGAAGCTGTGGGTGTAGACGCAGTAGTGCTGGCCATAGAGCCGCAGCCGGACCTCATTGGCTGGATCCTCGGCTGGGCTGGCCGTCTCGAAGGTGATCTGTGTGGAGGCGCCCCCCAGGTCCATGGCCCCCAGCGTCCCCTTCCTTGGCCGGAACCACCGGCCCACCCAGCCATACTGTGGGGAGCGGAGGGTGGGGGTCAGCTGGTGGGTGGGTGCCACACCCCCTGGCTCGCTGGGCTGACCGTCAGGCCCACCTTGATGAAGTTCTCCAGCAGGTAGTTGGCCGTCACCCAACCGAACACCCCCTCGTCCTGGCCCGAGAGGATGTGGGCACCACGGAAATCGAAGGGATACCGGGTCAGCGTCCGGGTCACAGCCGCGAGCACATTGGCCGAGGCCTCGGGACTGGTCAGGCTGTAACACAGGGAGGACTCTGAGGGCCATCCTCGCCAGGGAGCCAAGATCCTGCTGCTGGGGTGCACCGTGTGTGGCCGGTCGGCCGTGTGGGTCCCTGCTCAGGGCCGCTGCTGAGGGTGTGTGGGGCCCACCCTATGCTGAGGCTCTTGTGGAGACCAGGAAGGCCAAGGGCACACTCACTTGAGCAGGCGCATGCCTGCTGTGGCTCCCAGGTAGAGGGGCGTGTGCACATGGCTCTCCTTGGGCACCTCCTGAAGCGCCTGGTCCAGGCATTCAACGAGACTCTGGCCAGCCCTGGAAGGGTCGTCTGCGTAGCTGGAGATGCCCCCTCctggagggggacagggagatgGGCCCAAGCCTGACAGCCAGCCCCTGGAAGAGCCATGGGCCAGGAGGGCCGGGGACCTTGGGCTCCCAAGCCCAGTGGCAGCTTGGACACACCTTCCCAGTTTAAGCCCTCAGAGACAAAAGGGCCTACCTGCCTTTGGGCCACCCAGTCTCTGAGGCTGCTGCCCGCCCATGGGTGTGGGCCCAGGTGCCAGGATAAAGCACTAGGCATTGTCAATCTGGCCTAGCCTCCCAAGGGGCCTGCCTGGGTGTGCCAGTCTTGGGCCAGGCAAAGCCCAAACCTCCCAGTCACTGCCTGAGGCTTACTTTCTAGAATGAACTGCCTGTAGCCTCTCCCAGGCCCAAGGTCCCAGCCTCTTTTGGAGGCTCCTGCAGCTCCTCCCTGGAGCAGGCCCCAGTGGCATCAAGCCAAGGCGCCTGACTTCAGAGGCTAAGGCCAGAGAGGGCGCCTGAGGCCCTACAGTGAGTGGAGCCGGTGTCCAGGCGCAGGGGGCCTTACCGCGTACATTACAGGAGCTGTGCTGGCCCACGATGCCTGTGTCATTCTCCTTGTCTGCAGGCCACTTGTAGATGAACATGGACGTGTGCGAAGAGCCCGCGTCCAGGACAATGCCGTACTGGgaatgggggtgagggtggggacctGAGGCCACGCCCCTTGGCTCCCcgggtctccccccacccccaccctgtggcAAGGTTGGAACCTCCAGAATGAAGTACTGGGGTTCAGGCGGCAGGGACGACCACAGAGACACGGCTTGGTAGGGGAGAGAATGGGGGCAGGGGTCGACAGCCAGGAGCCTTTTCTCCTCTGACTGCAGGAACTTTCCTGGCAAGGGCAAGCCGAAGGGTTGTGTCGGTGTCAGAAAAGTCCCGGGACCACCCTCGGAAACGCCCTAGGGACGTGAGGTCCCCAGGTTGCAGTAGAGAAACCCAGTTGCAGGAACACCTGCACCCACGCTTTCTCCACGTCTGTGTCcctacctctctgacctcagcccagCCTCAGGATGTGGAAGCATGCCTGGAGACaccccctccctgagcctcaagGCCAGCACCTCTGAGCTGAGTCCTGCAGAGCTGAGAGGGGCCACGTGGGCCTTCCTTGCAGTTTCAAGGGCCAGGCTGCCAGCACTGAGAGCCCCACTGGAGCCCGTGCCCTcttgagcaggggaaaggggcctCTCCAGGCCTATTCCCCAACCCGGGAACAGCAGCATCAGCGGGCTAACCAGCCCCCCAGCCTCAGCACCCCCCAAGCTGTGGCCCTTGGCTACAGAGCGCCCACTGCTGCGACCTCCCATCCTGGGCTGCTGGGGCTTGGAACACCCACATGTCCCCAGCAAAGCTCTCTTCCTACCAGTCCAATAAAGGGTCAAGGGAGCCGGCAGGACTGCAGGAGCCTGGCGGGAGCAGATCTGGCCTAGCCCACCCCAACGCCTCTAGGACCAGCCGGGCCTGTCCTCCCACCGGGCGCCCCTCAAGGGCAGACCCCGCAATGTCAGGGCCAccgggtgggtggggaggggtcccTACGCTCTGACGCCCGCCGCACCCCATCTGACTGAACCCTGAGGGTATGCATCCCTGGGGCGCAGCACAGGGCTGGGGGCGGCGGGTCCAGCCGCAGCCTGGGGCGTCCTGGGGCTGCATCTGGGGAGCGGAGAGACAGCTTCTCGGCCGCGTCCCTGACAGGCTACGCGACGGGCACCGCGAGCGGGGAGTTCCCGGGACTCCACCCCCCGCCCGGCCAGGAGCGCAGCGCAGCGCGGGTGGGGGTCCCCGGCTGCCGCGGGAGCGCAGCCTGGCCCTGCTCGGGTCCAAGCCTCCCAGCCGGGGCCCGCAACTCCGCGGACTGCGCCGGATGCCCGAGCGTGCACCTTGAGGGCGGGCAGCTCCCAGACGTCTCGAGTGGGGACGCACAGCAGTAGGAGCCCGGCGAGGCCCGCCGCGGCCAGCAGCAACGGCGGCAGCAGCGACAGCACCTTCCCAGCCATGGGCGGGCGCGCGGGCGCACCAGGCGTTGTCGAAGGGGCGGCAGGGAGCtgggggcccggggcccggggcccgggggtAGGCGCCCAGGGCGGGGCGCGGACAGAGGCCACGGCTGGCCACGCCCACTGGCGGACCAGGACCGCCCACTGGCGGACCAGGACCGCCCACTGACTGGCCGCCCCGCCcaccgcccgcccgccccgcgaGCGCAGGTGGGAGAAGTGTCGGCTGAATCACCCGCGCCGCCCCTCCCAGCGCCCCCGGTCGCGGCTATCGAGCACCTCCTGCTTCCTGTCCGCCCAGTTCCGACACTCGTCCCCTCTGCCGCGTCCCCCTGACCCCTCGTGCTGGCTACCAGGGTCGGCCTGTGGGCACTGGGGgattccccccacctcccctgggcAGGACCTAGAGAAACCCCAGCCCTCTCCAGGAGAGTCTAGGCAGGAGGCCTGGCCTGGAAGGGTGGGCTGGGCTGGCTCTCAGGCAGCCTCGTTCAGAGGGCCAGGCTGCCGGAGTGGCCAGCTTTTCTCCGGCCTGATCCTGACGGAAGGAGCCACCACTAGCGACAGGAGCTGCACCGGTCCCGGCTGGGGTCCTGGCGTACTCTCCATGAAATCAAGGGCCAGCCAGCCAATGGTGCTGACCCAGCTGTAGGCCACAGGGCAGGTAGCTGCAAATGTACAGTCAGGCCCTGGGGACATCAGAGTGACCCAGTCTGGGCCTGCCCTCAAGGTGCTGAGGGCTCAAAGCTGGGCAGCCAAGCAACATGAAGCCAGACCTATCCCACACACAGCCCTGGTGCCAAGGTGACAGGTGAGGACACACCTAGAGAAAGGGGCAGGGTGGTCACGCTTACAGTGAACTGAGAGACCAGAACCCAAGCTCATATGGACCAGTGCCAGTCTCCTGGCTCAGGGGCTGGCCCATCACTGACAGCCCCTCTGCCTGGAGAGTGGGGTGCCCAGAAGCCTggactggggagggcagggggtggggagcaggaggagggtcCTCTGTGCACCGGGCAAGGAGATAAGGGAGAAGATCTCCCGGCCCTGGTTGTCCGCCAACAGGTCCCTGGATGCTGACTGGGATAGGGAAGCGCTCAGCCAGCCCTAGACCTCAGCTCTGCCCTTAATCCCCTGAAACGTCTGGCCTCTGTGCTTTAActccccaggcaccctgtgagCCAGCCTAGCCAAGCATCACCCCTTTCCCTGGCCGGGAGCCACCCCCACTCGGGGCCTTAGGCAAAACAGGAATTCCGGCACCAAGAATCCCAGCCACGTAACAGCAGGGAGGCATGTGGCAAGACCACCCCGAGCGCCAGtgactgggggcagggaggtggtggCCAAAGGGTGGCCTTTGATGGGGACAGGGTCTGGGCAGCACCCGAGCTGGCTGGAACCAGCAGGAACAATTGGGCTGGGATGCTGCCCAGGCTGAGGGGCTGGTGTCACTGGCCTAGTGAAGGAGCTTTTCTTTCAGCTCTGGACCCCGACAGCAGAAAGGGTGGGAATCCCGGAGATGGTTCAGCCTGCTCGCAACCCCGTCTGGCTGGGCCCCAGCAGAGTCTCCGGGTGTGGCCAGCACAGGGCTCTGGCTCTGCGggcacccccctgcccctccctctagGCCTTTCTTCCACAGGgagagcccagaggagggagaggcctGCAGATTAAgttgaaaagaaagagacaaaggcgGCCCAC includes these proteins:
- the ENTPD2 gene encoding ectonucleoside triphosphate diphosphohydrolase 2 isoform X2, translated to MAGKVLSLLPPLLLAAAGLAGLLLLCVPTRDVWELPALKYGIVLDAGSSHTSMFIYKWPADKENDTGIVGQHSSCNVRGGGISSYADDPSRAGQSLVECLDQALQEVPKESHVHTPLYLGATAGMRLLNLTSPEASANVLAAVTRTLTRYPFDFRGAHILSGQDEGVFGWVTANYLLENFIKYGWVGRWFRPRKGTLGAMDLGGASTQITFETASPAEDPANEVRLRLYGQHYCVYTHSFLCYGRDQVLRRLLAGALQTHGFHPCWPRGYSTQVLLQDVYESPCTVAQRPQTLNSSTRVSLAGSSDPALCRGLILGLFNFSSCRFSRCSFNGIFQPPVAGNFMAFSAFFYTVDFLRSVMGLPVATLQQLETAVVAVCNQTWSQLQAKAPGQRARLPDYCAGAMFVQQLLSRGYGFDERAFGGVTFQSKAGDTAVGWALGYMLNLTNLIPAEPPELRKGTDFRSWVALLLLFAAMLLAAVVLLLRQARSAGASSAI
- the ENTPD2 gene encoding ectonucleoside triphosphate diphosphohydrolase 2 isoform X1 translates to MAGKVLSLLPPLLLAAAGLAGLLLLCVPTRDVWELPALKYGIVLDAGSSHTSMFIYKWPADKENDTGIVGQHSSCNVRGGGISSYADDPSRAGQSLVECLDQALQEVPKESHVHTPLYLGATAGMRLLNLTSPEASANVLAAVTRTLTRYPFDFRGAHILSGQDEGVFGWVTANYLLENFIKYGWVGRWFRPRKGTLGAMDLGGASTQITFETASPAEDPANEVRLRLYGQHYCVYTHSFLCYGRDQVLRRLLAGALQTHGFHPCWPRGYSTQVLLQDVYESPCTVAQRPQTLNSSTRVSLAGSSDPALCRGLILGLFNFSSCRFSRCSFNGIFQPPVAGNFMVSPGGGSGAGALWRVGPAHGETVPPLQAFSAFFYTVDFLRSVMGLPVATLQQLETAVVAVCNQTWSQLQAKAPGQRARLPDYCAGAMFVQQLLSRGYGFDERAFGGVTFQSKAGDTAVGWALGYMLNLTNLIPAEPPELRKGTDFRSWVALLLLFAAMLLAAVVLLLRQARSAGASSAI